One stretch of Ipomoea triloba cultivar NCNSP0323 chromosome 8, ASM357664v1 DNA includes these proteins:
- the LOC116027840 gene encoding protein ODORANT1-like, with amino-acid sequence MGRQPCCDKLGVKKGPWTAEEDKKLITFILSNGQCCWRALPKLAGLRRCGKSCRLRWTNYLRPDLKRGLLSQDEEQLVIDLHARLGNRWSKIASKLPGRTDNEIKNHWNTHIKKKLIKMGIDPVTHEPLIKDTTNPTSDKGNGQLQVQVVPEGTPPTAPNLLTSEDLSSSCSTSENSSITSTNDESQLVLDTMSVNDPLLSSLLENNAPPVDLTWNLSDDHMIFDNLTIPKLDENFAWLMDGQDFDIHDFGYECSNNLDVNILSTVNT; translated from the exons ATGGGAAGACAACCTTGTTGTGACAAACTTGGGGTGAAGAAAGGGCCATGGACAGCTGAGGAAGACAAGAAGCTCATCACCTTTATCCTCAGCAATGGCCAATGTTGTTGGCGTGCCCTGCCCAAGCTCGCCGGACTCCGCCGTTGCGGCAAAAGCTGTCGCCTCCGTTGGACTAATTACCTTAGGCCAGACTTGAAGAGAGGCCTTTTATCACAAGATGAGGAGCAATTGGTTATTGATCTCCATGCTAGGCTTGGCAACAG GTGGTCCAAAATTGCTTCAAAGTTGCCAGGAAGGACTGATAATGAGATTAAGAATCATTGGAACACCCATATTAAGAAAAAGCTCATCAAGATGGGAATTGACCCTGTTACACATGAGCCTCTCATCAAGGATACTACAAATCCCACAAGTGATAAGGGAAATGGTCAGCTGCAGGTACAAGTTGTACCAGAGGGTACACCTCCCACAGCACCCAACTTATTAACTTCAGAAGACCTCAGCTCTTCATGCTCCACAAGTGAAAACTCTTCAATTACTAGTACTAATGATGAGTCCCAGCTGGTTCTTGACACCATGAGTGTCAATGATCCTCTACTTAGCTCCCTACTTGAAAACAATGCACCTCCGGTGGATTTGACGTGGAATCTTTCCGATGATCATATGATTTTTGACAATCTTACCATCCCAAAATTAGACGAAAATTTCGCTTGGCTAATGGACGGTCAAGATTTTGACATCCATGATTTTGGATATGAATGCTCCAACAACCTTGATGTGAATATTTTAAGTACTGTAAATACGTAG